In the genome of Streptomyces collinus, one region contains:
- the ispG gene encoding flavodoxin-dependent (E)-4-hydroxy-3-methylbut-2-enyl-diphosphate synthase — protein MTAISLGMPSVPTKLAERRKSRQIQVGSVAVGGDAPVSVQSMTTTRTSDIGATLQQIAELTASGCQIVRVACPTQDDADALATIARKSQIPVIADIHFQPKYVFAAIEAGCAAVRVNPGNIKQFDDKVKEIAKAARDHGTPIRIGVNAGSLDRRLLQKYGKATPEALVESALWEASLFEEHDFRDIKISVKHNDPVVMIEAYKQLAAQCDYPLHLGVTEAGPAFQGTIKSAVAFGALLSQGIGDTIRVSLSAPPAEEVKVGIQILESLNLKERGLEIVSCPSCGRAQVDVYKLAEEVTAGLTGMEVPLRVAVMGCVVNGPGEAREADLGVASGNGKGQIFVKGEVIKTVPESKIVETLIEEAMKLAEQMEKDGVTSGEPSVAVAG, from the coding sequence ATGACTGCGATTTCTCTCGGCATGCCGTCCGTTCCGACCAAGCTCGCCGAGCGCCGGAAGAGCCGCCAGATCCAGGTCGGATCCGTGGCCGTCGGCGGAGACGCCCCTGTCTCGGTGCAGTCGATGACCACGACGCGCACCTCCGACATCGGCGCGACCCTCCAGCAGATCGCCGAACTGACCGCGTCCGGCTGCCAGATCGTCCGGGTCGCCTGCCCCACGCAGGACGACGCCGATGCCCTCGCGACCATCGCCCGCAAGTCGCAGATCCCGGTCATCGCGGACATCCACTTCCAGCCGAAGTACGTCTTCGCCGCGATCGAGGCGGGCTGCGCGGCCGTCCGCGTCAACCCCGGCAACATCAAGCAGTTCGACGACAAGGTCAAGGAGATCGCCAAGGCGGCCCGGGACCACGGCACCCCGATCCGCATCGGCGTCAACGCGGGCTCCCTCGACCGCCGCCTGCTCCAGAAGTACGGCAAGGCGACCCCCGAGGCCCTGGTCGAGTCGGCCCTGTGGGAGGCGTCCCTCTTCGAGGAGCACGACTTCCGCGACATCAAGATCTCCGTCAAGCACAACGACCCGGTCGTCATGATCGAGGCCTACAAGCAGCTCGCCGCCCAGTGCGACTACCCGCTGCACCTCGGCGTCACCGAGGCGGGCCCGGCCTTCCAGGGCACGATCAAGTCGGCCGTCGCCTTCGGCGCGCTGCTCTCGCAGGGCATCGGCGACACGATCCGCGTCTCGCTCTCGGCGCCCCCCGCCGAGGAGGTCAAGGTCGGCATCCAGATCCTGGAATCGCTGAACCTCAAGGAGCGCGGCCTGGAGATCGTCTCCTGCCCGTCCTGCGGCCGCGCCCAGGTCGACGTCTACAAGCTGGCCGAAGAGGTCACCGCCGGCCTCACCGGCATGGAGGTCCCGCTCCGCGTCGCCGTCATGGGCTGCGTCGTGAACGGCCCCGGCGAGGCCCGCGAGGCCGACCTCGGCGTCGCCTCGGGCAACGGCAAGGGCCAGATCTTCGTCAAGGGCGAGGTCATCAAGACCGTCCCCGAGTCCAAGATCGTGGAGACCCTCATCGAAGAGGCCATGAAGCTGGCCGAGCAGATGGAGAAGGACGGCGTGACCTCGGGTGAGCCGTCGGTGGCGGTCGCGGGCTGA
- a CDS encoding GNAT family N-acetyltransferase, whose translation MDLVIGPLDLSAHVDEALAVQAVAFGLGPDEVAVRRQIVLRHMTYPGARALGATADGHLVGFVYGMPNDRTHWWSTVVEPYLRALSNDHWLDDSFVITELHVHPAYQNRGLGRSLITTITDAAAEPRSILSAIDTDSPARALYRSLGYQDLARQVLFPSAPKPYAVMGAPLPLRRR comes from the coding sequence ATGGACCTGGTGATCGGCCCACTCGACCTCTCCGCCCACGTAGACGAGGCGCTGGCCGTCCAAGCCGTGGCCTTCGGCCTAGGCCCGGACGAGGTAGCCGTCCGACGCCAGATCGTCCTGCGCCACATGACGTACCCGGGGGCCCGCGCTCTCGGCGCCACAGCCGACGGCCACCTCGTCGGCTTCGTCTACGGCATGCCCAACGACCGCACCCACTGGTGGTCCACCGTCGTCGAGCCCTACCTCCGCGCCCTGAGCAACGACCACTGGCTCGACGACTCCTTCGTGATCACCGAACTGCACGTCCACCCCGCGTACCAGAACCGCGGCCTCGGACGCTCCCTGATCACCACGATCACCGACGCCGCCGCCGAACCCCGCTCGATCCTCTCCGCGATCGACACCGACAGCCCCGCCCGCGCCCTCTACCGCTCCCTCGGCTACCAGGACCTGGCCCGCCAGGTCCTCTTCCCGAGCGCCCCGAAGCCGTACGCGGTGATGGGAGCCCCGCTCCCGCTCCGGCGTCGTTAA
- a CDS encoding proline--tRNA ligase, producing MANAPVQRMSQLLAKTLRDDPADAEVLSHKLLVRAGYVRRTAAGIWSWLPLGKKVLANVERIVREEMDAVGAQEVLLPAILPREPYEATGRWEEYGPELFRLQDRRGGDYLLGPTHEEIFTLLVKDQASSYKDLPVILYQIQNKYRDEARPRAGILRGREFLMKDSYSFDTEDEGLAKSYALHREAYQKIFARLGLDYRICAATAGAMGGSKSEEFLAPAEAGEDTFADCPNCDFAANTEAITYELKPVDGSDVPAAEDIPTPDTPTIETLAASLGVPASATLKNLLVKVDGEIVAVGVPGDREVDMDKVEAHFAPAAVELVTETDFAARPDLVRGYVGPRGLEKVTYIADPRVAPGTAWITGANKAGTHTKNVVAGRDFEVGEYVDVVVVQEGDPCPKCGTGLVLDRAIEIGHIFQLGRKYADALKLDVLGQNGKPVRVTMGSYGIGVSRAVAALAEQSADDKGLCWPAEVAPADVHVVAAGKALQTELALDISQKLAAAGVRVLVDDRPGVSPGVKFTDSELIGVPQILVAGRRAADGVVELKDRRTGEREELTVEEAVARLTA from the coding sequence ATGGCGAACGCACCGGTCCAGCGCATGTCCCAGTTGTTGGCGAAGACGTTGCGCGACGACCCGGCGGACGCCGAGGTCCTCAGCCACAAGCTCCTCGTCCGCGCCGGCTACGTCCGCCGCACCGCCGCCGGCATCTGGAGCTGGCTGCCCCTCGGCAAGAAGGTGCTGGCCAACGTCGAGCGGATCGTCCGTGAGGAGATGGACGCCGTCGGCGCCCAGGAGGTCCTGCTCCCCGCCATCCTCCCGCGCGAGCCCTACGAGGCCACCGGCCGCTGGGAGGAGTACGGCCCCGAGCTGTTCCGCCTCCAGGACCGCCGGGGCGGCGACTATCTCCTCGGCCCCACCCACGAGGAGATCTTCACCCTCCTGGTGAAGGACCAGGCGTCCTCCTACAAGGACCTGCCGGTCATCCTCTACCAGATCCAGAACAAGTACCGCGACGAGGCCCGCCCCCGCGCCGGCATCCTGCGCGGCCGCGAGTTCCTCATGAAGGACTCCTACTCCTTCGACACCGAGGACGAGGGCCTGGCGAAGTCCTACGCCCTGCACCGCGAGGCCTACCAGAAGATCTTCGCGCGCCTCGGCCTCGACTACCGCATCTGCGCCGCGACGGCCGGTGCCATGGGCGGCTCCAAGTCCGAGGAGTTCCTGGCCCCGGCCGAGGCCGGCGAGGACACCTTCGCCGACTGCCCCAACTGCGACTTCGCCGCCAACACCGAGGCGATCACGTACGAATTGAAGCCCGTCGACGGCTCGGACGTGCCGGCCGCCGAGGACATCCCGACCCCCGACACCCCGACCATCGAGACCCTCGCCGCCTCCCTCGGCGTCCCGGCCTCGGCCACGCTGAAGAACCTCCTCGTGAAGGTCGACGGCGAGATCGTCGCCGTGGGCGTCCCCGGGGACCGCGAGGTCGACATGGACAAGGTCGAGGCGCACTTCGCCCCGGCCGCCGTCGAGCTGGTCACCGAAACGGACTTCGCGGCCCGCCCCGACCTGGTCCGCGGTTACGTCGGACCGCGCGGCCTGGAGAAGGTCACGTACATCGCCGACCCGCGCGTGGCACCCGGCACGGCCTGGATCACCGGCGCGAACAAGGCCGGCACGCACACGAAGAACGTCGTCGCGGGCCGCGACTTCGAGGTCGGCGAGTACGTCGACGTCGTGGTCGTGCAGGAGGGCGACCCCTGCCCGAAGTGCGGCACCGGCCTCGTCCTCGACCGCGCCATCGAGATCGGCCACATCTTCCAGCTGGGCCGCAAGTACGCCGACGCCCTCAAGCTCGACGTCCTCGGCCAGAACGGCAAGCCGGTCCGCGTCACCATGGGCTCCTACGGCATCGGCGTCTCCCGCGCGGTCGCCGCCCTGGCCGAGCAGAGCGCCGACGACAAGGGCCTGTGCTGGCCCGCCGAGGTCGCCCCGGCCGACGTCCACGTGGTCGCCGCCGGCAAGGCCCTCCAGACCGAACTGGCCCTGGACATCTCCCAGAAGCTGGCCGCCGCCGGTGTCCGCGTCCTGGTCGACGACCGCCCCGGCGTCTCCCCGGGCGTCAAGTTCACGGACTCCGAGCTGATCGGCGTACCGCAGATCCTAGTGGCCGGCCGGCGCGCGGCCGACGGCGTGGTGGAACTGAAGGACCGCCGCACCGGCGAGCGCGAGGAACTGACGGTCGAGGAGGCCGTCGCCCGCCTCACGGCGTAG
- the rimP gene encoding ribosome maturation factor RimP produces the protein MSTTQSERLRGLLEPLVTSQGLDLEEIEVDSVGRKRVLRVVVDSDTGADLDQIADVSRVLSAKLDETDAMGEGEYTLEVGTPGAERPLTEHRHYVRATERLVKFQLAEGGELVARILKVDDEGVDTEVPGVKGRKATARRLAFDDIVRARVQVEFSRKDNKKEEEA, from the coding sequence ATGAGCACCACCCAGAGCGAGAGGCTGCGAGGACTGCTGGAGCCGCTCGTCACGTCTCAGGGCCTGGACCTCGAAGAGATCGAAGTGGACTCCGTAGGACGCAAGCGTGTGCTGCGCGTCGTCGTCGACTCGGACACGGGCGCCGACCTGGACCAGATCGCCGATGTGAGCCGCGTGCTCTCGGCGAAGCTCGACGAGACGGACGCGATGGGTGAGGGCGAGTACACCCTCGAAGTGGGCACCCCGGGCGCGGAGCGCCCCCTCACGGAACACCGGCACTACGTCCGCGCCACCGAGCGGCTGGTGAAGTTCCAGCTGGCCGAGGGCGGCGAGCTGGTCGCCAGGATCCTGAAGGTCGACGACGAGGGTGTCGACACCGAGGTGCCCGGAGTGAAGGGCCGCAAGGCCACCGCACGCAGACTCGCCTTCGACGACATCGTCCGGGCGCGTGTCCAGGTCGAGTTCAGCCGCAAGGACAACAAGAAGGAAGAGGAGGCGTAG
- a CDS encoding GNAT family N-acetyltransferase: MLTQTTSRVLEPSDLDAALAVLDREPVANAFVTSRVQVAGLDPWRLGGEMWGWYEDGILTSLCYAGANLVPICAGPRAVRAFADRARRAGRRCSSIVGPSGATSDLWRLLEPQWGPAREVRRHQPLMVTDRLSADITPDPYVRRVRKDEMETIMPACVAMFTEEVGVSPLAGDGGLLYQARVAELVGSGRAFARFDADGKVVFKAEIGAATDRACQIQGVWVAPEYRGTGLAAPGMAAVLRYALADVAPVVSLYVNDFNTAARRAYQRVGFQEVGAFMSVLF; this comes from the coding sequence GTGTTGACGCAGACCACCTCACGGGTCCTCGAACCGAGCGACCTGGATGCGGCGCTCGCCGTCCTCGACCGCGAGCCGGTCGCGAACGCCTTCGTGACGTCCCGCGTGCAGGTCGCCGGACTCGACCCGTGGCGGCTCGGCGGCGAGATGTGGGGCTGGTACGAGGACGGCATACTCACCTCCCTCTGCTACGCCGGCGCCAACCTGGTCCCGATCTGCGCCGGCCCGCGCGCCGTCCGCGCCTTCGCCGACCGTGCCCGCCGGGCCGGCCGCCGCTGCTCCTCCATCGTCGGCCCCTCCGGCGCCACCTCCGACCTGTGGCGGCTGCTGGAACCCCAGTGGGGCCCGGCCCGCGAGGTCCGCCGGCACCAGCCGCTCATGGTCACCGACCGCCTCTCGGCCGACATCACCCCGGACCCCTACGTCCGTCGCGTCCGCAAGGACGAGATGGAGACGATCATGCCGGCGTGCGTCGCGATGTTCACCGAGGAGGTCGGCGTCTCCCCGCTGGCCGGCGACGGCGGACTGCTCTACCAGGCCCGCGTCGCCGAACTCGTCGGCTCCGGCCGTGCCTTCGCCCGCTTCGACGCGGACGGCAAGGTCGTCTTCAAGGCCGAGATCGGCGCCGCGACGGACCGCGCCTGCCAGATCCAGGGCGTGTGGGTGGCCCCCGAGTACCGGGGCACCGGCCTGGCGGCCCCCGGCATGGCGGCCGTGCTGCGCTACGCCCTGGCCGATGTCGCCCCCGTGGTCAGCCTCTACGTCAACGACTTCAACACGGCGGCCAGGAGGGCCTATCAGCGGGTGGGCTTCCAGGAAGTGGGAGCTTTCATGAGCGTCCTGTTCTGA
- a CDS encoding ferritin-like domain-containing protein: MSEEKDRELRALQAALAAEHAAVYGYGVVGGRIADGRRTEAVTAYDAHRARRDALVREVKDLGGRPVAASAGYALPFQVPDSPAAVRLAAELEDRVAGVYADLVRAAGGGRRALAAEALREAAVRAVRWRGESVAFPGLAERAGTAPPSAAPTA, encoded by the coding sequence GTGAGCGAGGAGAAGGACCGGGAGCTGCGGGCCCTGCAGGCCGCGCTGGCGGCCGAGCACGCGGCGGTGTACGGCTACGGCGTCGTCGGCGGGAGGATCGCTGACGGCCGCCGCACCGAGGCGGTCACGGCGTACGACGCGCACCGGGCACGCCGGGATGCGCTGGTGCGTGAGGTGAAGGACCTGGGGGGCCGGCCGGTGGCCGCGTCCGCCGGTTACGCGCTGCCGTTCCAGGTGCCGGACTCGCCGGCGGCCGTGCGGCTCGCCGCCGAGCTGGAGGACCGGGTGGCCGGGGTGTACGCCGACCTGGTGCGCGCCGCGGGCGGCGGGCGGCGGGCCCTGGCCGCGGAGGCGCTGCGGGAGGCGGCGGTACGGGCGGTGCGCTGGCGCGGCGAGAGCGTAGCCTTCCCTGGGCTCGCGGAGCGGGCCGGCACGGCTCCGCCCTCGGCGGCGCCGACGGCGTGA
- a CDS encoding M50 family metallopeptidase, producing MFILGILLFAVGLLFSIAWHELGHLSTAKLFGIRVPQYMVGFGPTLFSRNKGETEYGIKAIPFGGYIRMIGMFPPGPDGRMEARSTSPWRGMIEDARTAAYEELKPGDENRMFYTRAPWKRVIVMFAGPFMNLVLAVALFLTVLMGFGITQQTTTVSSVSQCVIAQNENRDKCEKGDPAAPAAAAGLKAGDKIVSFNGVKTDDWNKLSDLIRATPGKEVPIVVERDGKALTLNAKIATNQVAKKDSSGQIVEGQYVQAGFLGFSAATGVVKQDFGDSVTWMGDRIGEAVDSLAALPGKVPALWNAAFDGAPREADSPMGVVGAARVGGEIFTLDIPPTQQLAMALMLVAGFNLSLFLFNMLPLLPLDGGHIAGALWESLRRNTAKVLRRPDPGPFDVAKLMPVAYVVAGIFICFTILVLIADVVNPVRIS from the coding sequence ATGTTCATCCTCGGCATACTCCTCTTCGCGGTCGGCCTGCTGTTCTCGATCGCGTGGCACGAGCTGGGGCACCTGTCCACCGCCAAGCTCTTCGGCATCCGCGTGCCGCAGTACATGGTCGGCTTCGGCCCCACCCTCTTCTCGCGCAACAAGGGCGAGACGGAGTACGGCATCAAGGCCATCCCCTTCGGCGGCTACATCCGCATGATCGGCATGTTCCCGCCCGGCCCCGACGGCCGGATGGAAGCCCGCTCCACCTCCCCCTGGCGCGGCATGATCGAGGACGCCCGCACGGCCGCCTACGAGGAGCTCAAGCCGGGCGACGAGAACCGCATGTTCTACACGCGCGCGCCCTGGAAGCGCGTGATCGTGATGTTCGCGGGCCCCTTCATGAACCTGGTCCTCGCGGTGGCGCTGTTCCTCACCGTCCTGATGGGCTTCGGCATCACCCAGCAGACCACCACGGTCAGCTCGGTCTCCCAGTGCGTCATCGCGCAGAACGAGAACCGCGACAAGTGCGAGAAGGGCGACCCGGCCGCCCCCGCCGCCGCTGCCGGCCTCAAGGCGGGCGACAAGATCGTCTCCTTCAACGGTGTGAAGACCGACGACTGGAACAAGCTGTCCGACCTCATCCGCGCCACGCCCGGCAAGGAGGTGCCGATCGTCGTCGAGCGGGACGGCAAGGCCCTCACCCTGAACGCGAAGATCGCCACGAACCAGGTCGCCAAGAAGGACTCCTCCGGCCAGATCGTCGAGGGCCAGTACGTCCAGGCGGGCTTCCTCGGCTTCAGCGCCGCCACGGGCGTGGTCAAGCAGGACTTCGGCGACTCCGTGACCTGGATGGGCGACCGCATCGGCGAGGCCGTCGACTCCCTCGCCGCCCTGCCGGGCAAGGTCCCGGCGCTGTGGAACGCGGCCTTCGACGGCGCACCGCGCGAGGCCGACTCCCCGATGGGCGTGGTCGGCGCCGCCCGCGTCGGCGGTGAGATCTTCACCCTCGACATCCCGCCCACCCAGCAGCTGGCCATGGCCCTCATGCTGGTCGCGGGCTTCAACCTCTCCCTGTTCCTGTTCAACATGCTCCCGCTGCTGCCGCTCGACGGCGGTCACATCGCGGGCGCCCTGTGGGAGTCGCTGCGCCGCAACACGGCCAAGGTACTGCGCCGGCCGGACCCGGGCCCCTTCGACGTGGCGAAGCTCATGCCGGTCGCCTACGTCGTCGCCGGGATCTTCATCTGCTTCACCATCCTGGTCCTGATCGCCGACGTGGTTAACCCGGTGAGAATCTCCTAG
- the dxr gene encoding 1-deoxy-D-xylulose-5-phosphate reductoisomerase, with translation MSDSPAPLADPHLVYDPVAGSGPKDVVILGSTGSIGTQAIDLVLRNPDRFRVTGLSANGGRVALLAEQAYRLRVRTVAVAREDVVPALREALTAQYGTSEPLPELLTGPDAATQLAASDCHTVLNGITGSIGLAPTLAALEAGRTLALANKESLIVGGPLVKALAKPGQIIPVDSEHAALFQALAAGTRADVRKLVVTASGGPFRGRTKAELAGVTVEDALAHPTWAMGPVITINSATLVNKGLEVIEAHLLYDIPFDRIEVVVHPQSYVHSMVEFTDGSTLAQATPPDMRGPIAIGLGWPERVPDAAPTFDWSKASTWEFFPLDTEAFPSVNLARHVGELAGTAPAVFNAANEECVEAFRQGALPFNGIMDTVTRVVEEHGTPRTGTSLTVSDVLEAETWARTRARQLAAQTAEARA, from the coding sequence ATGAGCGACAGTCCAGCCCCCCTCGCCGATCCCCACCTCGTCTACGACCCCGTAGCGGGAAGTGGCCCGAAGGACGTGGTGATCCTCGGCTCCACCGGGTCCATCGGCACCCAGGCCATCGACCTCGTGCTGCGCAACCCCGACCGGTTCCGGGTCACCGGCCTGTCCGCCAACGGCGGCCGGGTCGCACTCCTCGCCGAGCAGGCGTACCGGCTGCGCGTGCGCACGGTCGCGGTGGCCCGCGAGGACGTCGTCCCCGCCCTGCGCGAGGCGCTCACCGCGCAGTACGGCACGAGCGAGCCGCTCCCCGAGCTCCTCACCGGCCCGGACGCCGCCACACAGCTCGCGGCCTCCGACTGCCACACCGTCCTGAACGGCATCACCGGCTCCATCGGACTCGCCCCGACCCTGGCCGCCCTGGAGGCGGGCCGTACCCTCGCGCTCGCCAACAAGGAGTCGCTCATCGTCGGCGGCCCGCTGGTCAAGGCCCTCGCCAAGCCCGGGCAGATCATCCCGGTCGACTCCGAGCACGCCGCCCTCTTCCAGGCCCTGGCCGCCGGCACCCGCGCCGATGTCCGCAAGCTGGTCGTCACCGCCTCGGGCGGGCCCTTCCGCGGCCGTACCAAGGCCGAGCTCGCGGGCGTCACCGTCGAGGACGCCCTCGCACACCCCACCTGGGCCATGGGCCCGGTCATCACGATCAACTCCGCGACCCTCGTCAACAAGGGCCTGGAGGTCATCGAGGCGCACCTCCTCTACGACATTCCCTTCGACCGCATTGAGGTGGTCGTGCATCCCCAGTCGTATGTCCACTCGATGGTTGAGTTCACGGATGGATCGACACTGGCCCAGGCGACCCCGCCCGACATGCGCGGGCCCATCGCCATCGGCCTCGGCTGGCCCGAGCGCGTGCCCGACGCGGCGCCCACCTTCGACTGGAGCAAGGCCTCGACCTGGGAGTTCTTCCCGCTCGACACCGAGGCCTTCCCCTCGGTGAACCTCGCCCGGCACGTGGGAGAGCTCGCGGGCACCGCCCCGGCGGTGTTCAATGCGGCCAACGAGGAGTGCGTGGAGGCGTTCCGCCAGGGCGCGCTGCCCTTCAACGGGATCATGGACACCGTGACGAGGGTCGTCGAGGAGCACGGCACCCCGCGTACGGGAACCTCGCTCACCGTGTCGGACGTCCTCGAAGCGGAGACCTGGGCGCGGACCCGGGCCCGGCAACTGGCGGCACAGACGGCGGAGGCCCGTGCATGA
- the nusA gene encoding transcription termination factor NusA yields MDIDMSALRGLVREKEISFSLLVEAIESALLIAYHRTEGSRRHARVELNRETGHVTVWAKEDPDDLEEGQEAREFDDTPSGFGRIAATTAKQVILQRLRDAEDDATLGEYAGREGDIVTGVVQQGRDPKNVLVDIGKLEAILPVQEQVPGETYPHGMRLRSYVVRVAKGVRGPSVTLSRTHPNLVKKLFALEVPEIADGSVEIAAIAREAGHRTKIAVRSTRSGLNAKGACIGPMGGRVRNVMGELNGEKIDIVDWSEDPGDMVANALSPARVSKVEIVDMATRSARVTVPDYQLSLAIGKEGQNARLAARLTGWRIDIRPDTEPAANSSEE; encoded by the coding sequence GTGGACATCGACATGAGCGCCCTGCGGGGCTTGGTTCGGGAGAAGGAGATCTCCTTCTCCCTGCTGGTCGAGGCGATCGAATCGGCCCTCCTCATCGCCTACCACCGCACCGAGGGAAGCCGCCGCCACGCGCGCGTGGAGCTCAACCGGGAGACCGGCCATGTGACCGTGTGGGCGAAGGAGGACCCCGACGACCTCGAGGAGGGCCAGGAGGCCCGCGAGTTCGACGACACCCCGTCCGGCTTCGGCCGTATCGCCGCCACCACGGCCAAGCAGGTCATCCTGCAGCGCCTGCGCGACGCCGAGGACGACGCGACGCTCGGCGAGTACGCCGGCCGCGAGGGCGACATCGTCACCGGCGTGGTCCAGCAGGGCCGCGACCCGAAGAACGTGCTCGTCGACATCGGCAAGCTGGAGGCCATCCTGCCCGTGCAGGAGCAGGTGCCGGGGGAGACCTACCCGCACGGCATGCGGCTGCGCAGCTACGTCGTCCGGGTCGCCAAGGGCGTCCGCGGCCCGTCCGTGACGCTGTCGCGCACGCACCCCAACCTGGTGAAGAAGCTCTTCGCCCTGGAGGTGCCGGAGATCGCCGACGGCTCGGTGGAGATCGCCGCGATCGCCCGTGAGGCCGGTCACCGCACGAAGATCGCCGTACGGTCCACCCGCTCCGGGCTGAACGCCAAGGGCGCCTGCATCGGCCCCATGGGCGGCCGCGTGCGCAACGTCATGGGCGAGCTGAACGGTGAGAAGATCGACATCGTCGACTGGTCGGAGGACCCGGGCGACATGGTGGCGAACGCGCTGTCCCCGGCCCGGGTGTCCAAGGTGGAGATCGTGGACATGGCGACCCGGTCGGCCCGGGTGACCGTCCCCGATTACCAGCTGTCCCTGGCCATCGGCAAGGAAGGGCAGAACGCCCGCCTCGCGGCCCGGCTGACCGGCTGGCGGATCGACATCCGCCCGGACACCGAACCGGCCGCGAACAGCTCCGAGGAATAG
- a CDS encoding aminoglycoside phosphotransferase family protein — MVFEPPKRLVRALGETAPDGDDWLEELPGAAQRAVALRELTVERVQVPGGRSSLVVLVRAADGTPAVLKLAPGRARPEAERAALAHWAGRGAVQLLEPFSAEGVLLLERLHPDVSVRSLPEAKALLEAAGTLRRLWVEPPAGFPFETVAERTGRQSEAMRARAQAAPEVAPLVDVALAAREELLAAPPEHRLLHGTFRQSKVLAGERMPWLAVGPDPVVGECAFDLARLVRDRVEDLIAQPSGAATTRRRVKRLAESLDVDQERLRGWTLFRAVESGVRAGRVGRPRDAELLLEFASWL; from the coding sequence ATGGTTTTCGAACCGCCGAAGCGCCTGGTCAGGGCGCTCGGTGAGACGGCACCGGACGGTGACGACTGGCTGGAGGAGCTGCCCGGGGCGGCGCAGCGGGCCGTCGCGCTACGCGAGTTGACCGTGGAGCGGGTGCAGGTGCCCGGCGGGCGCAGCAGCCTAGTCGTGCTGGTGCGGGCCGCGGACGGGACGCCGGCCGTGCTCAAGCTGGCGCCGGGCCGGGCCCGCCCGGAGGCGGAGCGGGCCGCGCTGGCGCACTGGGCCGGGCGGGGTGCGGTGCAGTTGCTGGAGCCCTTCTCCGCGGAAGGGGTCCTGCTGCTGGAGCGGCTGCATCCGGACGTGTCGGTGCGGTCGCTGCCGGAGGCGAAGGCGCTGCTGGAGGCGGCGGGGACGCTGCGGCGGCTGTGGGTGGAGCCGCCCGCCGGGTTCCCCTTCGAGACCGTGGCCGAGCGGACCGGGCGGCAGTCGGAGGCGATGCGGGCGCGCGCGCAGGCCGCTCCCGAGGTGGCGCCCCTGGTCGACGTGGCGCTCGCGGCGCGCGAGGAGCTGCTGGCCGCGCCGCCCGAACACCGGCTGCTGCACGGCACGTTCCGGCAGAGCAAGGTGCTCGCCGGGGAGCGGATGCCGTGGCTGGCCGTGGGGCCCGACCCGGTGGTCGGCGAGTGCGCCTTCGATCTGGCCCGGCTGGTCCGGGACCGGGTGGAGGACCTGATCGCCCAGCCGTCCGGCGCGGCCACGACCCGGCGCCGGGTGAAGCGGCTCGCCGAGTCCCTGGACGTGGACCAGGAGCGGCTGCGGGGCTGGACGCTGTTCCGGGCCGTGGAGTCGGGCGTGCGGGCGGGGCGGGTCGGACGCCCGCGCGACGCGGAGCTGCTGCTGGAGTTCGCGAGCTGGCTGTAG
- a CDS encoding YlxR family protein → MSGRTRARACPERTCVGCRERAAKAELLRIVAIKDECVPDPRGTLPGRGAYVHPAPVCLDQAVRRRAFPRALRVPGPLDTKALRRYVEQTTVAEQATR, encoded by the coding sequence GTGTCTGGCCGGACGCGCGCCCGCGCATGCCCTGAACGCACCTGTGTGGGGTGTCGGGAGCGAGCGGCCAAGGCCGAACTGCTGCGGATCGTAGCGATCAAGGACGAGTGCGTCCCTGATCCACGCGGTACGCTGCCCGGCCGGGGTGCGTACGTTCACCCCGCACCGGTCTGTCTCGACCAGGCGGTACGCCGCCGGGCGTTCCCGCGGGCACTGCGCGTCCCGGGGCCGCTCGACACAAAGGCGTTGCGTCGATACGTCGAGCAGACGACAGTTGCCGAGCAGGCAACACGGTAA